The bacterium genome includes a region encoding these proteins:
- the gcvH gene encoding glycine cleavage system protein GcvH — protein sequence MNFPQELKYTKDHEWIKVEGSAATVGITAFAQEEIGEVVFVELPAIGTEFRQGDILCVVESTKAASDVYAPVSGRVSAVNEVLADEPGKVNEGPYESGWLVKLEAVQSEEIEGLMDAAAYSAIVG from the coding sequence ATGAATTTTCCACAGGAATTAAAGTACACGAAAGATCACGAATGGATAAAAGTTGAGGGAAGTGCCGCAACGGTTGGGATTACCGCATTTGCTCAGGAAGAAATTGGCGAAGTGGTCTTTGTCGAGCTGCCAGCGATCGGTACCGAGTTTCGGCAAGGAGATATTCTGTGTGTCGTTGAGTCAACGAAAGCAGCTTCTGACGTGTATGCACCCGTAAGTGGAAGAGTAAGCGCGGTAAATGAGGTGCTTGCTGATGAACCTGGAAAAGTGAACGAAGGGCCGTATGAAAGTGGATGGCTTGTAAAATTAGAAGCGGTTCAATCGGAAGAAATTGAAGGTCTGATGGATGCAGCTGCGTATTCAGCAATCGTGGGCTAA
- the gcvT gene encoding glycine cleavage system aminomethyltransferase GcvT yields the protein MSKVMSDLRRTPLYHEHLKSEGKMVPFAGWEMPVQYPAGLVKEHECVRENVGLFDVSHMGEIEVKGGGAIAYLDYVTCNSVASMKDGQAQYSALPNPAGGVIDDIIVYRFSAEHFLLCVNAANADIDFAWLKEHERSDAEVTNVSDQYAQIAVQGPKAFQLLERVFGRAIGIEVKPFWFVQDVWRESPVIIARTGYTGEDGVEIFVSPEKAGELWEVLLQKGEDLGVLPCGLGARDSLRLEVCYPLHGHELSPEISAIESGLAWIVKPEKKGDFIGRSVLEREKSEGAQRALAGFYLEEPGIAREGTEVHSLDGRSIGTVTSGTRTPTVGKREGKALGLMLIERKYAELDTQLYAIVRGKNIALRVVKTPFYKKKAA from the coding sequence ATGAGTAAGGTTATGAGTGATTTAAGAAGAACGCCCCTTTACCATGAGCATTTGAAATCCGAGGGGAAGATGGTTCCTTTTGCTGGATGGGAGATGCCAGTGCAGTATCCTGCTGGATTGGTCAAGGAGCATGAATGTGTACGCGAAAATGTTGGGCTCTTTGATGTAAGTCACATGGGGGAAATCGAGGTGAAAGGCGGAGGCGCCATCGCCTATCTTGATTACGTGACGTGCAACTCAGTTGCGAGTATGAAAGATGGACAAGCCCAGTATTCCGCTCTTCCGAATCCTGCGGGAGGCGTCATTGATGACATTATCGTGTATCGATTTTCTGCTGAGCACTTTTTGCTCTGTGTTAATGCTGCCAACGCTGATATCGACTTTGCTTGGCTCAAAGAGCATGAGCGTTCGGATGCAGAGGTTACGAATGTCAGTGACCAGTATGCGCAGATCGCAGTGCAAGGGCCAAAAGCCTTTCAACTGCTAGAACGTGTATTTGGGAGAGCTATTGGCATTGAAGTCAAACCCTTTTGGTTTGTTCAGGATGTGTGGCGTGAGAGCCCAGTGATCATCGCCCGTACTGGATATACAGGGGAAGATGGAGTGGAAATCTTTGTATCACCAGAAAAAGCGGGAGAGTTGTGGGAGGTGCTTCTGCAGAAAGGCGAGGACCTTGGTGTGCTGCCGTGTGGTTTAGGAGCGAGAGACAGTCTTCGTCTTGAAGTGTGTTATCCGTTACACGGGCATGAGCTTTCCCCTGAAATTTCAGCGATTGAGTCTGGATTAGCTTGGATTGTGAAACCTGAAAAGAAGGGAGACTTCATTGGTCGTTCCGTATTGGAGAGGGAGAAGAGTGAGGGAGCACAAAGAGCGCTTGCTGGCTTTTATCTTGAAGAACCTGGCATTGCTCGTGAAGGCACAGAGGTACACTCCTTGGATGGGAGATCGATCGGGACTGTTACAAGCGGAACAAGAACCCCAACGGTTGGAAAGCGAGAAGGGAAAGCCCTTGGCCTTATGTTGATAGAACGAAAGTATGCTGAGCTAGACACGCAACTGTATGCAATTGTTCGAGGAAAAAACATTGCTCTTCGAGTCGTAAAGACTCCATTTTATAAAAAGAAGGCGGCTTAA